One Peromyscus leucopus breed LL Stock chromosome 20, UCI_PerLeu_2.1, whole genome shotgun sequence genomic window, ATCGCTGAGTTTGCCCAAGTAACTAACTGGTGAGTGCACAAACTCTGGCACCCTGTGGCACAGAAGTCctttggggagagaaagaggtcAAGGCAGAGGCACCTGTCCACATGGTCACCCCTGTCTTGCTAGTTTTATCTCACCTTgctacaagctagagtcatttggaaagagggaacctcaattaagaaaattcactGACTAAATTGGCCTATGGGACAAGTCTGTagggtgttttctttttctgttttcagcagtgggggtgttttcttgattgatgtgggaaggcccagctcactatggtggtcctgggtgatataagaaagcagactgaaatCTGATAcagtggcgcactcctttaatcccagcactcagaggcagaggcaggtggatctcagaattagaggccagcctggtctgtgtggTGAGTTgtggacagctagagctacatagtgagaccctgtctcaaaaacagaaccaaacaaaaaaacccacccagcCACTTAACCCACCtcccagaaaggaaagaaagcagactgagcaagccaggtaATGTCAGGACAGCACAGccctgctccagttcctgccgcGGCAGCAGAGCCTTGACCTCCTGCCCTCACTGCCCCGGGGGCTGGGTTACAGGTTGTAAGTGAGGGGCTGGGTTACAGGTTGTAAGTGAGGGGCTGGGTTACGGGCTGTAAGTGAGGGGCTGGGTTACAGGCTGTAAGTGAGGGGCTGGGTTACAGGCtgtagtgaggggctgggttacAGGCTGTAAGTAAGTGAGGGGCTGGGTTACAGGCTGTAAGTGAGGGGCTGGGTTACAGGCTGTAAGTGAGGGACTGGGTTATGGGCtgtagtgaggggctgggttacGGGCtgtagtgaggggctgggttacAGGCTGTAAGTGAGGGGCTGGGTTACGGGCTGTAAGTGAGGGGCTGGGTTACGGGCTGTAAGTGAGGGGCTGGGTTACGGGCTGTAAGTGAGGGGCTGGGTTACGGGCTGTAAGTGAGGGGCTGGGTTACGGGCtgtagtgaggggctgggttacAGGCTGTAAGTGAGGGGCTGGGTTACGGCTGTAAGTGAGGGGCTGGGTTACGGGCTGTAAGTGAGGGGCTGGGTTACGGGCTGTAGTGAGGGCTGGGTTACGGGCtgtagtgaggggctgggttacGGGCTGTAAGTGAGGGGCTGGGTTACGGGCtgtagtgaggggctgggttacGGGCTGTAAGTGAGGGGCTGGGTTACGGGCTGTAAGTGAGGGGCTGGGTTACGGGCtgtagtgaggggctgggttacAGGCtgtagtgaggggctgggttacAGGCTGTAAGTAAGTGAGGGGCTGGGTTACGGGCTGTAAGTAAGTGAGGGGCTGGGTTACAGGCTGTAAGTGAGGGGCTGGGTTACAGGCTGTAAGTGAGGGGCTGGGTTACAGGCTGTAGTGAAGGAAACGCCTCCTCCCACGTTGCTCTTGGCTGTGgcgttttatcacaacagtaggAACCCTAAGTAAGCACCCCTCTCCCCATGTGGGAGGGAAGTGGGGTGGCCAGGCTGTTTGTGGGGTGCGTCCACCGACCGCATGCTCATCCCCCGCAGGTCTGGCTGCTGCTTACGGGTCTTCGCATGGCATCCTCACACCAACAAGTTCGCGGTCGCCCTGCTAGACGACTCCATCCGTGTGTATAATGCCAGCAGGTGCGTGGGTGGGTGCTCTCCGTCCAGTTCAGACTGACCTCACCCTCTGCCATCTGTGGGCTGCTCCGTAGAACTCCTAGAATTGGTTGGGGACACTCCACAATTGAATGTGTCCTTTCTACGtctaacttctttttttctaagatgGGGGtctctgctggccttgaactcagagatccgcctgcctctgcctcagtgctgggattaaaggcgtgtgctgtgAAGCCAGTGTACATGTAACTTTTATCTTACGCTTCTGTCCCACAATACCCCATGCTCTTGAACCAACCccagaagcccccccccccttttatttcCCTGTGCTGAAGATCAGACCCAGGAGTTTGCACAGGCAAAGGACCAGGGTTACTGCTGAGCTGCGTCCTGAGGCCTGGGTCAGCTCTCTCCTCTGtggtttttacctttttctttttttgttttacttttttttttttggagataggatttctggcgcagccctggctgtcctggaacttgctctgtagaccaggctggccttaaactcagcaatctgtctgactctgcctcccaaatgctgggattaaatgcatgtgctagCACACCTGGcctgttttatcttcttttagaaaattaaaatttttatttattttttataattaatttttattttatgagcattgattggaggtttgcctgcatgtgtctgtgtgagagtgtctggccttctggaactggagttacagacaggtgtgagctgccatgtgggtgctgggaattgaactcaggtcctctggaagagcagccagtgctcttaactgctgagtcatctctccagccctaaattttattttttatgtatttgagtgtCTTCCTGCGTGCATGCTTGGGCACTGCATGTCTGcttgtgcactgtgtgcatgcaatgcctgtggaggtcagaagagggcaacatgtcccctgggactggagttacaggcagttgtgagctgccatgtggttgctgggaattgaacccctgtcctctggaaggtcagccagtgctgttaaccgctgagccatccctccagcccttgttCTATCTTTTTAACTGGACTCAGGTTCCCTGAGCTTCATGTTCCTGCTttgactcagtttcctctcttCACCCCAGCACTATAGTTCCCTCCTTGAAGCATCGTCTACAGCGAAATGTGGCAGCCCTGGCCTGGAAACCCCTCAGTGCCTCTGTGCTGGCTGTGGCCTGCCAGAGCTGCATCCTCATCTGGACCCTGGACCCCACCTCCTTGTCCACCAGGTGAGCCCGGCAGCCTGTCCTGCCTTGTCTGCAGGGTCATGCCAGGGGCCCCGGGGGGTCTTCCAGTGCTGTGAGGAGCAATCTGAGGTCAGGTGGGTTCTGAGATGCTCTGTCTAGACAAAGGACAGAACTTAGTGGCTCTGGGATTGTGGGAGAACACGTCTGTCAGGCAGAGTTACAGAATGAGCAGGAACAAAGACAGACATGAGTAGAAACCATAACAACTGGAACAATCgccagtcggtggtggcgcacccctgaatcccagcactgggaggcagaggcaggggatctctgagttcaaggctagcctggtctacagagtgagttccaggacagccagggctacacagggaaacattGTCTGGAAGGCTAGGGGAACAATCTCCGTCAGAACTaaatacaaaaccagaaaattctaaaattgtgaataaataagaaaacttggggctggaaagatggctcagaggttaagagcactggctgctcttccaaaggtcccgagttcaattcccagcacccatgtgggagatcacaaccacctgtaatgagatctggtgcctggccagcaggcatatatacaggcagaacagtgtatacatagtaaataaataaatctttttttttttttaaataaataaaccttaaaaaaaaaaagaaaaagaaaagaaaacctttcagCCAGCTCCCGATGTGGAAGAACTAAGGACAGCCAGCCTTACATACCTGCAGCCCCAACTACTTGGGAGTCTGAGACTTGGGGACCACTTCTCAGAACGTTGAGCCCAGCCTGAGACCTGAGAACacttaaaaaagagagagcaggagtgtggtggtggtagaggaaaAGGGAGTTatgaaagagaacaaaagaattactttgttttgtttttccagacagggtcccactatgtagaccaggctggcctggaactcactcacagagaaggctgggattaaagatatgtgccaccatgcctggtgttttctttttttaggaaaGTATATTTACTTATTGTATGTCTGGGGACAGATGCCACAGGTCAAGTGTGGACATGAGGATAGTTTTGGGGAGTTCCTGTGGGTCCCCgagactgaacacaggtcctcaggaTTTAGTGCCacctctctgcccctcctccattcttgtttcttttcctctcctgccAGCCCTGTTTTAGCGTAATCCTTACAGAGGAGTTATGAAATTACTGTTTCAGTATacttttttttgacagggtcttcctttgtagctctggttggtctagaacttgctatgtagaccaggctagtcttgagctcacagagatcgaTTTTTCTCTGCGTCCTGAGTTTTGGGGTTAAAGGGtgaccaccatgccaggctggtTTCAGTTTATTCTCAACGCAAAACTGAGAAGCTGACATCTGCccattcctttgtttttgtttgtttgttgaagcaGGGTTTCCTCTGTTtagccttggctgaccttgaactcacagagatctgcctccctctcgtcccaagtgctaggactaaaggcgtgtgccaccaccacctggctgtccatcactatttttatacttttttttttttttaaaagatttatttattatgtatacagtattctgtctgcattacagaagagggcaccagatctcattacagatggttgtgagccaccatgtggttgctgagaattgaacttggatcctctggaagagcagctaatgctcttaaccactgaacattCTCTCTATCCCCCTTCctaggaaaaaaaattttataaggAGAAGCCAAGAAAGTTTTATTGATAAGTAGAGTAACAGTTCCTGTAGAAAgaaggctcaaaaaaaaaaaaaaaaaaaaaaagggctaccctttaaaatgtttttattttagggatggggagatggctcaggagagaAGACTTTcagatgatctgatgccctcttctggccatcatGGGCACTGACATGTACGTGTGCAAAACAGTCAcgcacataaaacaataaaagatttaCCTTTGATCACATGTTACAGGGACAGTGGAGCCACTGAGCTGACTTGGTAGTTACCGTTCCCTATAAAGTTGAGTGACCCAGGGCCTCAGAGGAATTCAAGATGGATAGAAAGGGAAGAGCCAGGCCCCAGGGATGGAGGGCAGTCAGTCCACAGTCAGCGCTTTTTGGTAAACAGAAAGCTGTGGGCACTTGGAAGTGAGAGATGTTCTGACAAGGAGAGGGGTTGAGAAAAGAGACACTTCTCCTTGAGGTAATGTCATTGGTGACCCAGCCCAGTGGGGTCACCGCCTCTTTTACACTCTCTGCTGGGAGCAGTCCTCTGCAGGTCTGTCCTGCAGCTTCTgccctttttcttgttttttttttttttttttttttttgagacagggtttctctgtgtagctttgcgcctttcctggaactcactctgtagaccaggctggcctcaaactcacagagatctgcctggctgtccctcctgagtgttgggattaaaggtgtccgccaccaccacctccctacAGCTTTTTTATCCTGGCTCCTACCCTGCAAATCACGAGTTCTCCGTAGATCTTCCCCTCTAACATCCACCATCATCCTTTATTTTTCCCGACCTGGACTGAGGTTAGAGTGAATGAGGTTCTAGCAGAAGCAAGGAAATGGAGTCGGGACAGGGCGTTTCCATTTtgtggtgtgggtgctggcagaggccaggagagggcactgagccctggctggagttgcaggtggttttGAGCCCCTGCAGTGAGTGCTGGAGGCTGAACTCCCACCCTCGGGGAAAGCAGCCGCTGTGCTCAGCCACTTACcctctccagcacccccatgCGTGTGCttactgtttttgtcttttcaagatggggtttctccccagtgttgggatcaaaggcgtgtgccccccccccatttaccATCTTTTTACCCTATGCCTTCTGTTCATTCCACAGACCCTCTTCTGGCTGTGCCCAGGTATTATCTCACCCTGGGCACACACCAGTCACCAGCTTGGCTTGGGACCCCAATGGGGGGCGGCTGCTCTCAGCCTCACCTGTAGATGCTGCTATTCTGGTGAGTGGTCCCCACCCCTCAGTGTTAAGAGCCTTCTTCATCTGGTGGTGGGAAGCTTGGGGGAGTGAGATTGTGTCTGTCTTCAGTTTATACAGTGAAGGAGCGATCCTCGGGCCTTAGACTGTCAACCTGCACTGTACCCTAAGCCCAGGTCTTGGGGTTGAGAAGTCCTTCTTGCTGCTTCCTCTTTTCTGGGCCTTTGTGCATGGAACAGAGCAGCCTAAGTGAGCTGACTAATAGTGCTTTGAGTTTCTGTACCAGTTCCCTGTCTCTTAGGTATGGGATGTCTCAACAGAAATCTGTGTCCCCCTTCCCTGGTTCCGAGGCGGAGGGGTTACCAACTTGCTGTGGTCCCCAGATGGCAGCAAAGTCCTGGCTACGACTCCTTCAGCTGTCTTCCGGTGAGTCGGTGAAAAGCTGAGGGAAGCCAAGGTCCAACAGAAAGACACTTGGCTTCTGGACCTGACCCGGGGGGTGCAAGGTGGGCGGGACAGTCCGGGTTTGGAGCATGAAGGCCCCACGCAGTAATCTTTCTCTGGCTCAGAGTCTGGGAGACCCAGATGTGGACTTGTGAGAGGTGGCCCACTCTCTCAGGGCGCTGCCAGGTAAGAGGGGCCTGTGACTCACAGACGCTGGGAGGAAGAGGATTTTAATGGGCCTGGCTCTCCCTTGCATGGTCCCCTACTTCTCTCCGGCGTTAGTCCTCCTACAGACCTCTTTTCTCCTGgctttttcctccttccccagACTGGCTGCTGGAGTCCAGATGGAAACCGTCTGCTGTTCACGGTTCTAGGGGAAACACTAATTTACTCCTTGTCATTCCCAGCACGATGTGGTGAGTTTTAACTTTCAGAATGCAGACTTTGTGGGGTGGTCTGAGGGAGACAGCAGCCGGAAGAGCGCACTGAGGGATGAAGGGTACAGAAACCCAGGAAACCTCTGCCCTCCAGGAACAGAGAAGGGACGTGTTGGAGGCGCGAAGTCAGCAACAATCGTGGCAGATCTTTCTGAGACAACAATACAGACACcagatggagaggagaggtgggtttCAGTGCCTGTGGGAGGGGTGGTGAAGACTCGGAAGAGCCACACTGAACGCCCGCCCTGTCCTGGCACAGGCTTGGCGGGGAGGCCCACTCCATGGTTTGGGACCCTAGTGGTGAGCGTCTGGCTGTGCTCATGAAAGGTAAGGAGCCAAGGGAATGAGCttgcttctttgagacagggtctcagtggcTAGTCCTGGCCGACCTGGAACTCAGTGGGTAGGCCCTCCTGCCTCcgagtgctagattaaaggtgtgtactattCCATCCAACTAGAGAAAGGGctgtctgtttggtttttcaagacaaggtttctctgagctctggctgtcctggaactcgcctaATAGGTTTTTAACAGCCCCAGGGCTGCTGTTCTCTGCCCTCAGGGACCTGGCTTCCAGAGTTCCCTGTATTAGCTGACCCATTTCTTACAGGAAACCCACGGGTACAGGATGGGAATCCCGTCATCCTCCTCTTTCGAACTCGAAACAGCCCCGTGTTTGAGCTGCTTCCCTGGTAAGTGCAGGGCAGGCCTCTGGGCCTGGGCTCCACAGCACCTTCCCATGTGAACTGCACGACTTCCCAGCCGCCACTGGCCTCTCACCCTCTCCTTCTCTTGCCATAGTGGTGTTATTCAGGGGGAACCAGGAGCCCAGGCTCAGCTCATcactttccatccttccttcagCAAAGGGGCCTTGCTCAGTGTGGTGAGTAGATAAGGACtaggctcgtgtgtgtgtgtgtgtgtgtgtgtgtgtgtgtgtgtgtgtgtgtgtgtgtgttgtgtacatacatgtgcatacttgCGTAGGTGTCTTCTGGATGGCTAGAGGCCCAATGGTCTTGGCGCTATCGTGAGGCCACTTCTGGGTTCAGACTCTTGAGACCTTTCTTACCCATTTTCTGTAGTGCTGGTCCACAGGCCGCATCGCCCATATCCCTCTCTACTTTGTCAACGCCCAGTTTCCACGCTTTAGCCCAGTGCTTGGCCGGGCTCAGGAGCCGCCAGCTGGAGGTGGAGGCTCTGTTCACGAAGTGCCACTGTTTACTGAGACATCATCAACCTCTGCCCCTTGGGACCCTCTTCCAGGACTTCCACCTGCCCAGCCCCACTCCCCCACACTCCCACTTGTAAATAAAGTCtggttttctattcatttaccaggctgtggtggtttttttttttctttttactatgttGCTGGTTATAGTAGAAAAGAAGGAGTGGGACCAAGATTCTGCTGTCACTTTCTAGCTACCTGTGAACTTGATCAAGTTATTTAGTCCtcagatggcttttttttttttttttaaaagatttatttattatgtatacaatgttctgcctgtatgccagaagaggcgccagatctcattacagacggttgtgagccaccatgtggttgctgggaattgaactcaggacctctggaggagcagccagtgctcttaacctctgagccatctctccagcccttctctttactttttaagatttaatactttgtgtgtgtgttgcctacatgtacatatgtgtatctcAGGTGTGTCTAGTGCCCACAGAGTCAGAAGGGGGTTGGATCCTCTTGAACTGGAATTATAAACAGTTATGTGATctcctgtgtgggtgctaggaattgaatctgattcctctccaagagcaacagtgctcttaacccctgaggcTTCTCCCCAGCCACTAGGATGGTTGTCAAATGGTTTGAAAAGCAAAGCTGAGCAGCCATGGGAGATGCCCAGCATGGGGCCCTGCACAGAGACGCTGCCCTTACCTAATCTGAGAAAGTTACCAGGTGATGTTTTATTGGACTGCAGCATTTGCAAGGGGCATGGGTTCTGGGTGCTGGGCAAGAGTGGCACGGGCCATGTTCAGGGCGCCTTCTCGAGTGTGGTGCCCACCGATGAAGCCGCTGGCGTGAACAAAGATGCAGCCAGGGATCCCACTGACTTGATCCAGGGCCTCATCCCGAAGGCCCCGCCACGGCTCTGGCAGGGGCAGCCTGTGTAAGAACACACAGGCATGAGGTGCTAAGGGTGGCGGACTCCAGCAGGGCTGAAGCAGGTGTGATGGCAGTTTTGTGGGGACTCACCGGCTTTGGAAAGAGTGAGGCTCCTTGGGGACACACTGGACTcgccactgcccagcctggtcAGTGTAGATAACGAAGGCGATGGCCGCTGGGGGGCACAGCTCAGACTCTAGGTGGTAGAGATGCTCCTTCCAAGGGCACCCACCTTTGGCCAGTTCCACTATCTTCCCACTCGAGTCCACCTGAGGGAAGCAGTGTGTGGCCAGGTTTGGGTAGAAGCAGGAGGCCCAGTTGACCAGATGGCCCAGAAGCATCCTGGCCCAGGCCACCTCCCAGCTCTACCTTGAATCGCTGGGCCAGGGCCTCCTCTACCAGGGCCCGGGCTGGGAGCCAGCTGTGCTGGTAGAAATGCAGTCTCTGCAGGAACTCCTCTTGCACCAGGTCCATGGCACGCCTGAACCCTGCCTGGGAAAGGCGGAAGCACAAGTCACGCTGGGCACTGGCCGGATTCCACTCACAGGACTGGGAGGGCGGCTGCTCTTACTCTGTCCTCGGCTCTCCCTACCTCAGTGTCCTGGTTGGGCTGGTTCCAGGTGGGATTGAGCCGAGCAACCCTGGCACTCAGTGTGGTGGTCAGTGCATACCGAGGCTCCCCTTCTTCCCACTGAGAGATCCCATTGTCCACTGCGTCCACCTCTTCCACGAAGTTCTCGTACATCTGAAGTAGTGGCAGGGGAGGTGCACTTGAGGACACCCACCATCGTAAATTGGCGTAGGTTTCACAGAATGTACACACACTTCCTCACAACAGCCCTGAGTGTCTCACCATTGACCAGatgggcagagggagaaggaggcagcGCAGTGTTGGGACTGGAATTCAGGTCACCTGACCTCTAACACAAGGGGCTGCATCACCTGTGCCAAAGCCAGCATGTGCACAGAGGGGCCaatgacttattattatttttcattaattttattttgtggatgAGTGCtgttctgcatgtgtgcctgcaggtcagaagagggcgccagatctcattacaggtggttgtgagccaccatgtggttgctgggaattgaactcaggacctctggaagagcagtcagtgctcttaactgttgagccatctttccagccctcattaaaaatttttttagctGGGCATTGTATTGTAGCACAtgtttaaccccagcactcaggagacagaggcaggcaaatctgtgtgttcaaggccaacatggtctacattgtgagtttcaggacaaccaggactacatagtcacaacatttttttaattcatttttatgtgtataggtgctttgcttgcatgtgtgcctgtgcacaatGTGGATGCCTAGTACCAGTGGAGGCCAgacgagggcatcagatcccctgaaactggagtcacagatgttgTGAagcaccatgtggatgttgggaaccaaatccTGTCCTCTGGTAGAGGattctgtgctcttaacctccagaCTGGCTGCACCAGGGCCACTCCCAGCCAGCTGGTGGGAATGTATACACAGGACATCTTTGCCTCAGGACCTACCTTGTCATAGATGGTATCCACCACGCTGTCCTCTTCACTAGTGCCCAGCAACTGGGCCAGGAGCTTGTGCCCGAAGTGCAGATAGACAAGTCCCGCACTGCTCAGCTTGGTGTGCCACGGCTTCCCAGGGCACAGGGAACTCATGGTTTCCGTGAAGGTCCTGAGGAGCACAGGAGAGGCTGCAGTGAAGGACTTGGTCCACGAGTCTAGGGTGTATGTGAAAGTTTACATGTGGACACCGGGGTATCAGCAGGACGGGGATGCTGTAGGAATGGGGAGAAGAAAACCCACTCAAAAGATGTTAGTTTTTCCTCCAGTGCCAACATAGGCCTTGAAAGCTTCCATTCCTGCATTCACTCGACAATGGTTGGAACTCATGGCTTACTGTATGCCAGGTTTTGTGTTTTACATATTAAGGAGAAAAAGCTAAGATCCTGTCCTTTCATCTGTGGGAGTTGGAGAAACAACAGACCCAGCAACCTGACCTCCAGATGCTCAAGTAGTTTACATAAAACGGGGCAGTATTTGCCTATAAACTACACACACATCCTCctgtacattttttgttttgttttgttttttgaagtcagggtttctctgtgtagccctggctgatctggaactcactttgtagaccaggctggcctcaactcaggagatctgcctgtctctgctcccaagtgctgggattaaaggcatttgccaccatgaccagctatAATTTTTTTCACTTGATGAGACTAGGTTTTATGTGGtccaggctaggctcaaacttGCTCATAGATGGTGACCTttaactcatgaccctcctgcctttacttcctaagtgttggggttataggtgtgcccccagccttcctcctcctttaTCTTTCAGAATATCTCTAGATTACTTACAGTGCCCAATAGAATGCAGATGTTAGGTAAGTAGGCGTTATACTTTAGAGGACAGGAAGAGCCTGTTCACACTCCATAtagatgctctttttttttttttttttggtttttcgagacagggtttctctgtgtagctttgcacctttcctgggactcacttggtagtccaggctggcctcgaactcacagagatccgcctgcctctgcctcccgagtgctgggattaaaggcgtgcgccaccaccgcccggccatatagATGCTCTTTACtaaagaagtcaggcatggtggcgctcccagcacttgggaggcagaggcaggcagatctccgtgagtttgaggccaacctggtctacagagtgagttccaggacagccagggctacacagagaaaccctgtctggaaaaaatgcaaacaaataaaacacaacataAGGAAACAAATTTTCCTAAACTAGAAGGAGGAGTTGTGAAATTCTGGAGGAGGAACGTGAAGACACAGGAAAAGCTTATTTTAGAAGTGGGGACAGAAGTGTGAGCAGGTGTTAGAGTATGGGATAAGTGTGGACACACAGAAGTATGAGCAGGTGTCTGAGTGTGGAGACTCACGGGGAAGTGCGAGCAGGTGTGGAGAAGTGTGGACACACACCAAAGTGCGAGCAGGTGTTTGAGTGTGGAGAAGTGTGGACACTCAGAAGTGCGAGCAGGTGTTTGAGTGTAGAGACGTGTGGACACTCAGAAGTGCGAGCAGGTGTGGAGAAGTGTGGACACTCACAGAAGTGTGAGCAGGGGTGGAAAAGTGATACAGTggtcattttcatttctgttgcggTGATAAAACACCTGACTAAGGGGCTCTCAGgctaagagcaccaactgctcttccaaaggacctgagttcacttcccagcacccatatggcagctcacaactgtctttaactccagtcccagggacctgacaccttcacacaaacataaatgcaggcaaaacactaatatttataaaatgaaacaaacaaacaaacaaatgcctgACCAAAATCAAATTGGAGGGAAAaggcttattttagctcacaatgtCAGTGTACAGTCTACCACAGCCAGGAAGGCGGCAGGAACTTCGAGAGCCCATGCATGCTT contains:
- the Aaas gene encoding aladin — encoded protein: MCSLGLFPPPPPRGQVTLYEHNNELVTGSSYESPPPDFRGQWINLPVLHLTKDPLKTPGRLDHGTRTAFIHHRERVWKRCINVWRDVGLFGVLNEVANSEEEVYEWVKTASSWALALCQWASSLHGSLFPHLSLRSEDLIAEFAQVTNWSGCCLRVFAWHPHTNKFAVALLDDSIRVYNASSTIVPSLKHRLQRNVAALAWKPLSASVLAVACQSCILIWTLDPTSLSTRPSSGCAQVLSHPGHTPVTSLAWDPNGGRLLSASPVDAAILVWDVSTEICVPLPWFRGGGVTNLLWSPDGSKVLATTPSAVFRVWETQMWTCERWPTLSGRCQTGCWSPDGNRLLFTVLGETLIYSLSFPARCGTEKGRVGGAKSATIVADLSETTIQTPDGEERLGGEAHSMVWDPSGERLAVLMKGNPRVQDGNPVILLFRTRNSPVFELLPCGVIQGEPGAQAQLITFHPSFSKGALLSVCWSTGRIAHIPLYFVNAQFPRFSPVLGRAQEPPAGGGGSVHEVPLFTETSSTSAPWDPLPGLPPAQPHSPTLPLVNKVWFSIHLPATCELDQVI
- the Myg1 gene encoding MYG1 exonuclease isoform X2, with the protein product MGCRFRSGILTLYLPLRSVLQTQHRMLGPESVSPPKKPRHNLMAPPRIGTHNGTFHCDEALACALLRLLPEYRDAEIVRTRDPEKLASCDIVVDVGGEYDPLKHRYDHHQRTFTETMSSLCPGKPWHTKLSSAGLVYLHFGHKLLAQLLGTSEEDSVVDTIYDKMYENFVEEVDAVDNGISQWEEGEPRYALTTTLSARVARLNPTWNQPNQDTEAGFRRAMDLVQEEFLQRLHFYQHSWLPARALVEEALAQRFKVDSSGKIVELAKGGCPWKEHLYHLESELCPPAAIAFVIYTDQAGQWRVQCVPKEPHSFQSRLPLPEPWRGLRDEALDQVSGIPGCIFVHASGFIGGHHTREGALNMARATLAQHPEPMPLANAAVQ
- the Myg1 gene encoding MYG1 exonuclease isoform X1, whose product is MGCRFRSGILTLYLPLRSVLQTQHRMLGPESVSPPKKPRHNLMAPPRIGTHNGTFHCDEALACALLRLLPEYRPFCLQDAEIVRTRDPEKLASCDIVVDVGGEYDPLKHRYDHHQRTFTETMSSLCPGKPWHTKLSSAGLVYLHFGHKLLAQLLGTSEEDSVVDTIYDKMYENFVEEVDAVDNGISQWEEGEPRYALTTTLSARVARLNPTWNQPNQDTEAGFRRAMDLVQEEFLQRLHFYQHSWLPARALVEEALAQRFKVDSSGKIVELAKGGCPWKEHLYHLESELCPPAAIAFVIYTDQAGQWRVQCVPKEPHSFQSRLPLPEPWRGLRDEALDQVSGIPGCIFVHASGFIGGHHTREGALNMARATLAQHPEPMPLANAAVQ